One segment of Synechococcus sp. MU1617 DNA contains the following:
- a CDS encoding beta-ketoacyl-ACP synthase III — protein MVEPLSTTRGVLFRGSGSATPSRSISNAELGQRVETSDEWIRSRTGIAARRVVNSDESLAELSGLAAERALEMAGWSADSIDLILLATSTPDDLFGSAPRLQARLSATNAAAFDLTAACSGFLFAVVTAAQYLRSGAMRRILVVGADQLSRWVNWDDRRSCVLFGDAAGAVVLEASENGQDDLDGFLLRSDGSRGEVLQLPQVSRRQPLVGDASHQCGGFDPIQMNGQEVYKFAVREVPAILEKLLEQGAVAADSLDWLLLHQANQRILDAVADRFSVPSEKVLSNLAHYGNTSAATIPLMLDEAVRDGRVQPGHRIASSGFGAGLSWGAALFRWSGPA, from the coding sequence TTGGTCGAGCCGCTCAGCACAACCAGGGGGGTGTTGTTCCGAGGGTCTGGCAGCGCGACGCCAAGCCGTTCCATCAGCAACGCTGAGCTTGGCCAGCGGGTTGAGACGAGTGATGAATGGATCCGCAGTCGCACCGGGATTGCTGCACGACGGGTGGTCAACAGCGACGAATCCCTTGCAGAACTAAGCGGACTAGCGGCGGAACGGGCCCTGGAGATGGCTGGTTGGTCGGCCGACAGCATCGATCTGATCCTATTGGCCACCTCCACCCCTGACGACCTGTTCGGTTCAGCGCCACGCCTGCAGGCTCGTCTCAGCGCCACCAATGCCGCGGCCTTCGATCTCACCGCTGCTTGCAGCGGCTTCCTCTTCGCCGTTGTCACAGCCGCCCAGTACCTGCGCAGTGGGGCGATGCGCCGCATCCTCGTGGTGGGGGCCGATCAACTCAGCCGCTGGGTGAACTGGGACGATCGACGCTCGTGTGTACTGTTCGGTGATGCGGCCGGTGCTGTGGTGCTGGAGGCTTCAGAGAACGGTCAGGACGATCTCGATGGATTCCTGTTGCGTTCCGATGGCAGCCGCGGTGAGGTTCTCCAGCTCCCCCAGGTAAGCCGGCGCCAGCCCCTGGTGGGGGACGCCAGCCATCAGTGCGGCGGCTTCGATCCCATTCAGATGAATGGGCAGGAGGTCTACAAATTCGCTGTGCGCGAGGTGCCAGCGATTCTCGAAAAGCTGCTTGAGCAGGGTGCTGTCGCCGCAGATTCCCTGGATTGGCTACTGCTGCATCAGGCCAACCAACGCATCCTTGATGCAGTGGCGGATCGCTTCTCGGTGCCCTCCGAAAAAGTCCTCAGCAACCTGGCCCACTACGGCAACACCTCGGCAGCCACCATCCCCCTAATGCTGGATGAAGCCGTGCGCGATGGACGCGTCCAACCCGGCCACCGCATCGCCAGCAGTGGATTCGGTGCGGGATTGAGCTGGGGGGCAGCCCTCTTCCGTTGGAGCGGGCCCGCCTAA
- the fabD gene encoding ACP S-malonyltransferase: protein MAIAWVFPGQGSQKVGMAEALLSIDGSRERFAMASELLGRDLLAICQGESGGGDGPDDLNDTRNTQPALFVIESVLADNLQQQGREPALVAGHSLGELVALYSAGVFGLETGLQLMKTRSELMANAGGGAMTAVIGFDRTQLDDLVASTDGVSIANDNSDAQVVISGAPEAVKSVSEALKCKRAIPLAVSGAFHSPFMAEAAERFAAKLDNVPFLDARVPLLSNSAASASTSADELKLRLKQQMTTGVRWRETMTAMTDSGVDTLVEIGPGNVLSGLAKRSMSGVTTAQISGAGDLGQ, encoded by the coding sequence ATGGCGATCGCCTGGGTCTTTCCCGGTCAGGGCTCTCAAAAGGTGGGCATGGCAGAAGCGCTGCTCAGCATCGATGGCAGCCGCGAGCGTTTCGCCATGGCCTCCGAGCTGCTGGGGCGCGACCTGCTGGCGATCTGCCAGGGGGAAAGCGGCGGTGGTGATGGACCCGATGACCTCAACGACACGCGCAACACCCAGCCCGCCCTGTTCGTGATCGAATCGGTGCTGGCCGACAACCTTCAGCAGCAAGGCCGCGAGCCTGCGCTGGTGGCCGGCCACAGCCTGGGCGAACTCGTTGCTTTGTACAGCGCAGGGGTGTTTGGGCTGGAGACCGGTCTGCAGCTGATGAAAACCCGCTCAGAACTGATGGCGAACGCTGGGGGCGGCGCCATGACGGCTGTGATCGGCTTCGATCGCACTCAGCTGGACGACCTGGTGGCCTCCACGGACGGCGTCAGCATCGCCAATGACAACAGTGATGCCCAGGTGGTGATCTCCGGAGCTCCAGAGGCCGTGAAGAGCGTGAGTGAGGCTCTGAAATGCAAGCGCGCCATCCCTCTTGCCGTCTCCGGAGCCTTCCACTCCCCGTTCATGGCGGAAGCGGCTGAACGCTTCGCCGCCAAGCTGGACAACGTGCCCTTCCTCGATGCCCGCGTGCCATTGCTCAGCAACAGCGCCGCGAGCGCCAGCACCAGCGCGGACGAGCTCAAACTGCGCCTTAAGCAGCAGATGACCACCGGCGTGCGCTGGCGCGAGACCATGACGGCGATGACCGACAGCGGCGTGGACACCCTGGTGGAAATCGGTCCCGGCAACGTCCTCAGTGGCTTGGCGAAACGCAGCATGAGCGGTGTCACCACCGCCCAGATCTCCGGGGCGGGGGACCTCGGACAGTGA
- a CDS encoding 1-acyl-sn-glycerol-3-phosphate acyltransferase, with protein MSHSSLVRTPKPSFTYRLVSNLLVFPVFRFLFRGSTAGNNRVPMQGPLVVVANHGSHLDPPLLGHALGRPVAFMAKAELFNIPLLGRVIRACGAYPVRRGASDREAIRTATARLEEGWATGVFLDGTRQSDGRINNPLPGAALLAARTGAPLLPVAICNSHRALGTGRSWPRLVPIQLRIGDPIPAPASRRRPDLDATTALLQERINALLDQGPQHP; from the coding sequence GTGAGTCACTCCAGCCTCGTCCGCACCCCCAAACCGAGCTTCACCTACCGGCTGGTCAGCAACCTTCTGGTGTTCCCGGTCTTCCGCTTTCTGTTCCGCGGATCGACAGCCGGCAACAACAGAGTGCCCATGCAAGGGCCCCTCGTGGTGGTGGCCAACCATGGGTCGCACCTGGACCCACCCTTGCTGGGCCATGCCCTGGGGCGCCCCGTGGCCTTCATGGCAAAGGCGGAACTGTTCAACATCCCACTGCTGGGACGCGTGATCCGGGCCTGTGGTGCTTACCCCGTGCGGCGGGGTGCCAGCGACCGCGAAGCGATCCGCACCGCAACGGCGCGTCTGGAAGAGGGCTGGGCCACCGGCGTGTTTCTGGACGGCACCCGCCAAAGCGACGGCCGGATCAACAACCCACTCCCCGGAGCGGCCCTGCTGGCGGCTCGCACGGGAGCCCCGCTGCTGCCTGTGGCCATCTGCAACAGCCACCGCGCTTTGGGCACTGGGCGAAGCTGGCCGCGCCTGGTGCCGATTCAGCTGCGGATCGGCGACCCCATCCCAGCCCCGGCCAGTCGCCGCAGGCCCGATCTGGATGCCACCACCGCCCTGCTGCAGGAACGGATCAACGCCCTGCTGGATCAGGGTCCGCAGCATCCCTGA
- a CDS encoding YdcF family protein, with the protein MAGVRTGLLLGAGLMAWLLGPGPLSPYRRALLDRSPPQLVLVLGGDVDRERMGARLARQLDLPLLVSGGSNPEYAEWMLSEERFNPERVTLDYRARDTLSNFTSVVDELQADGIRHVLLVTSEDHLPRSMAVGQVVAGSRGIQLTGVPVACREDCTREGRFKQWSDWVRAVAWVMTGRDLRDAADPDPAGR; encoded by the coding sequence ATGGCGGGCGTGCGTACAGGGCTTCTGCTGGGTGCTGGTCTGATGGCCTGGCTGTTGGGCCCCGGACCGCTGTCGCCCTATCGGCGGGCTCTATTGGATCGCAGCCCGCCGCAGCTGGTGCTGGTGCTCGGGGGGGATGTGGACCGGGAACGAATGGGTGCCCGGTTGGCGCGTCAACTCGATCTACCCCTGCTGGTGAGCGGTGGCAGCAACCCTGAGTACGCCGAATGGATGCTGAGTGAGGAGCGCTTCAATCCCGAACGCGTCACCTTGGATTACAGGGCCCGTGACACCCTCAGCAACTTCACGTCAGTGGTGGATGAGCTGCAGGCGGACGGCATTCGCCACGTGCTGCTAGTGACCAGCGAAGACCATCTGCCCCGCTCCATGGCGGTGGGCCAGGTGGTGGCGGGCAGCCGTGGAATTCAGCTCACCGGCGTCCCCGTGGCCTGCCGTGAGGACTGCACCCGCGAGGGGCGTTTCAAGCAATGGAGTGATTGGGTTCGTGCGGTGGCGTGGGTGATGACCGGTCGCGACCTCAGGGATGCTGCGGACCCTGATCCAGCAGGGCGTTGA
- the tsaB gene encoding tRNA (adenosine(37)-N6)-threonylcarbamoyltransferase complex dimerization subunit type 1 TsaB, with translation MTALPLLLALHSCSDCFGMALLDPQQPGAEPLVQVHPDGRGLSNRLISRVQSLLPPERWPQLQGLAVATGPGGFTGTRLTVVMARTLAQQLDCPLLGVSSYALMAPRLERQLPQSIQGEPFWITQELPRRGVVGGEYRITSGQVHELSLPTLLSQGASPQPAVEAQLDVAADVARLLQLLQRSHAAGAVMPWAEVLPIYPTSPVGQV, from the coding sequence ATGACCGCCCTGCCACTCCTGCTGGCCTTGCACAGTTGTTCTGACTGCTTCGGCATGGCGCTGCTGGATCCCCAGCAGCCTGGGGCAGAACCCCTGGTGCAGGTCCATCCGGATGGCCGGGGCCTGTCCAACAGGTTGATTTCGCGGGTTCAGTCGCTCCTCCCGCCTGAGCGTTGGCCCCAGTTGCAGGGCCTTGCTGTAGCGACGGGACCCGGCGGCTTCACCGGCACCCGCCTCACTGTGGTGATGGCCCGCACCCTGGCGCAACAGTTGGATTGCCCCCTGCTGGGGGTGAGCAGTTATGCCCTGATGGCGCCACGCTTGGAGCGGCAACTGCCCCAATCCATCCAAGGGGAACCGTTCTGGATCACCCAGGAGTTGCCCCGGCGGGGGGTGGTGGGTGGTGAGTACCGCATCACCTCTGGGCAGGTTCACGAACTCAGCCTGCCAACCCTGCTTTCACAGGGGGCATCTCCCCAGCCCGCCGTTGAGGCGCAACTGGATGTGGCAGCTGATGTGGCGCGGTTGCTGCAGCTGTTGCAGCGCAGCCATGCTGCCGGGGCAGTGATGCCCTGGGCTGAGGTTTTGCCGATCTACCCCACCTCCCCTGTTGGACAGGTCTGA
- a CDS encoding Ycf34 family protein, whose protein sequence is MCICVDCSWVDRCQAYHAVERQHGVPHLAETPDFEPDGPRIHVSVMDLPDGQAGIEWDVRSCSSFKADPGRWQRCRPGQELPR, encoded by the coding sequence ATGTGCATCTGCGTGGATTGCAGCTGGGTCGACCGTTGTCAGGCCTATCACGCAGTTGAGCGTCAGCATGGTGTTCCGCATTTGGCGGAGACACCGGATTTTGAGCCAGATGGGCCTCGCATTCACGTCTCGGTGATGGATCTCCCCGATGGCCAGGCCGGTATTGAGTGGGATGTGCGTTCCTGCTCCAGCTTTAAGGCGGATCCAGGACGGTGGCAGCGTTGCCGTCCTGGACAGGAGCTGCCCCGATGA
- a CDS encoding CCA tRNA nucleotidyltransferase: protein MAEGSGDALLDQLQTRLAPAQWPLPLARLPEGTALVGGAVRDGLLDRLQEQPDLDLVVPSDAIALTQALAQELQGTCVVLDAERSIARLVIGGWTVDIARQDGDRIEDDLWRRDYRLNAIAVSLQPWGELWDPTGGLSDLQQGYLTAVSEANLTDDPLRLLRGLRLIAEIPLTISSQTMGWIERHAARLPEAAPERILAELQRLVRGDHADVAIAALTSLPLLHPWAAGGQPPTPSDIEGLSTEEAAAAVPLARLTALVSDEGLSQLRASRALRQRCKRLRLWQERIGQAPESLPESDRLQLHEELEGDLPALALQMPMPEKKIWLRRWRDAEDPLFHPRSPIDGNGLLTALEVEPGPRLGRLLHHLKLEHAFGRIQTPSEALKEAKHFLTRESEAL, encoded by the coding sequence ATGGCCGAAGGCTCTGGCGACGCATTGCTTGACCAGCTGCAAACGCGACTGGCGCCAGCCCAGTGGCCTCTCCCCCTGGCACGGCTTCCCGAGGGCACAGCGCTGGTGGGTGGCGCCGTGCGGGATGGCTTGCTGGACCGTCTCCAGGAGCAGCCGGATCTTGACCTTGTTGTCCCGTCGGATGCCATCGCTCTGACCCAGGCCCTGGCCCAAGAGCTCCAAGGCACCTGTGTGGTGCTCGATGCGGAACGGAGCATTGCTCGGCTGGTGATTGGAGGCTGGACGGTCGACATCGCCCGACAGGACGGTGACCGCATCGAAGACGACCTTTGGCGGCGCGACTACCGACTCAATGCCATCGCCGTGTCGCTCCAGCCCTGGGGAGAGCTGTGGGACCCCACAGGGGGACTGAGCGATCTCCAGCAGGGGTACCTGACGGCCGTCTCGGAAGCCAACCTCACCGATGACCCTCTACGGCTGCTGCGGGGATTGCGGCTGATAGCGGAAATCCCGCTCACCATCTCCAGCCAGACCATGGGCTGGATTGAGCGCCACGCCGCACGGCTGCCAGAAGCGGCACCGGAGCGAATCCTGGCGGAGCTGCAGCGCCTGGTGAGGGGCGACCACGCCGACGTGGCGATCGCAGCCCTAACAAGCCTGCCGTTGCTGCACCCCTGGGCGGCCGGAGGGCAACCTCCCACGCCCAGCGACATCGAAGGCCTCAGCACAGAGGAAGCCGCTGCGGCTGTGCCCTTGGCGCGGCTGACGGCCCTGGTCAGCGATGAGGGCCTCAGCCAACTCCGAGCCAGTCGCGCCCTGCGCCAGCGCTGCAAACGGCTGCGGCTCTGGCAGGAACGCATCGGTCAGGCACCGGAGTCGCTACCCGAAAGCGATCGACTGCAATTGCACGAGGAACTGGAAGGGGATCTCCCCGCCCTGGCCCTGCAAATGCCCATGCCCGAGAAAAAGATCTGGCTGCGGCGATGGAGGGACGCTGAGGACCCTCTGTTTCACCCCAGAAGCCCGATCGACGGCAACGGCCTGCTCACGGCCCTGGAGGTCGAACCCGGGCCCCGTCTCGGACGCCTGCTGCATCATCTGAAGCTTGAACATGCTTTTGGGCGCATCCAAACTCCCAGCGAGGCGCTGAAGGAGGCCAAACATTTCTTGACCCGTGAAAGCGAGGCTCTGTGA
- a CDS encoding RNA-binding protein: protein MSIRLYIGNLPQTFEEQELVALLKSVGEGIRFKTVLDRETGACRGFGFANVDDPKLADAVIEALNGKEFGGSALRVERSERRDNNAGGNRRGAPNAAGQPQVARKAVNKVVHSDAKSEGAPDPRWAGELSKLKDLLGNQKTAV, encoded by the coding sequence ATGAGCATCCGCCTGTACATCGGCAACCTGCCGCAGACCTTTGAAGAACAGGAGCTGGTGGCTCTGCTCAAGTCGGTGGGAGAAGGGATCCGGTTCAAGACAGTTCTCGACCGTGAAACCGGTGCATGTCGCGGATTTGGCTTCGCCAACGTGGACGATCCGAAACTGGCCGATGCCGTGATCGAAGCGCTGAACGGCAAGGAGTTCGGTGGCAGCGCTCTGCGGGTCGAGCGCTCCGAACGTCGCGACAACAATGCTGGTGGCAACCGTCGCGGAGCCCCCAATGCAGCCGGCCAGCCTCAAGTGGCTCGCAAGGCCGTGAACAAGGTTGTTCACAGCGATGCGAAGAGCGAGGGCGCTCCAGACCCCCGCTGGGCTGGCGAACTCTCCAAGCTCAAGGATCTCCTGGGCAACCAGAAGACGGCGGTCTGA
- a CDS encoding phytoene synthase: MPLASPDLDAAFEACRRETAEWAKTFYIGTLLLPPEKRRAIWAIYVWCRRTDELMDSPEAQALPVEELAERLDRWEEKTRALFAGRMEDDLDAVMVDTLERFPQGIQPYLDMIEGQRMDLTWTRYPRFEDLKLYCYRVAGTVGLMTQGVMGVDQAYTSAPWSDCPDTSDAAVALGIANQLTNILRDVGEDRGRGRIYLPQEDLERFGYSEEELMAGTLNNSWRALMRFQLERARDWFARSEAGVRWLSADARWPVWTSLRLYRGILDEIERVDYDVFNHRAYVAKVNKLLDLPRSFLLAQSR, translated from the coding sequence ATGCCCCTCGCCTCCCCGGATCTCGACGCAGCCTTCGAGGCCTGCCGTCGGGAGACCGCCGAGTGGGCCAAGACGTTCTATATCGGTACGTTGCTTCTGCCTCCGGAGAAGCGGCGTGCCATCTGGGCGATCTATGTCTGGTGCCGGCGCACGGATGAGTTGATGGACAGCCCGGAGGCCCAGGCGCTTCCGGTGGAGGAGCTTGCCGAGCGGCTGGATCGCTGGGAAGAGAAGACCCGAGCCCTGTTCGCTGGCCGGATGGAGGACGACTTGGATGCGGTGATGGTGGACACCCTGGAGCGTTTTCCCCAGGGCATCCAGCCCTATCTCGACATGATTGAGGGGCAGCGGATGGACCTCACCTGGACCCGCTATCCCCGCTTCGAAGACCTCAAGCTCTACTGCTATCGCGTTGCAGGCACCGTTGGCCTGATGACCCAGGGGGTGATGGGTGTCGATCAGGCCTACACCTCAGCCCCCTGGAGCGACTGTCCCGACACCTCTGATGCTGCCGTCGCCCTTGGGATTGCCAACCAGCTCACCAACATCCTCCGGGATGTGGGGGAAGACCGTGGCCGTGGTCGCATCTATTTGCCGCAGGAAGATCTCGAGCGTTTCGGCTATTCCGAGGAGGAGCTGATGGCTGGAACCCTCAACAACTCCTGGCGTGCATTGATGCGATTCCAGCTGGAGCGGGCTCGCGATTGGTTCGCTCGCTCCGAAGCCGGAGTGCGTTGGCTGTCCGCTGATGCCCGCTGGCCGGTGTGGACGTCCTTGCGGCTGTACCGGGGAATCCTGGATGAAATTGAGCGCGTCGATTACGACGTGTTCAATCACCGTGCCTACGTGGCCAAGGTCAACAAGCTGCTTGATCTGCCCCGTTCGTTCCTGTTGGCTCAGTCGCGCTAA
- the pds gene encoding 15-cis-phytoene desaturase codes for MRVAIAGAGLAGLSCAKYLADAGHTPIVVEARDVLGGKVAAWKDEDGDWYETGLHIFFGAYPNMLQLFKELNIEDRLQWKSHSMIFNQQEEPGTYSRFDFPDLPAPVNGVAAILGNNDMLSWPEKISFGLGLVPAMLRGQGYVEECDKYSWTEWLRVHNIPERVNDEVFLAMSKALNFIDPDEISATVVLTALNRFLQEKNGSKMAFLDGAPPERLCQPVVEHIESLGGEVHLDSPLREIKLNEDGSVAAFHIGGLKGKESFDLTADAYVSALPVDPFKLLLPEPWKQMEVFQKLDGLRGVPVINLHLWFDRKLTDIDHLLFSRSPLLSVYADMSITCREYEDPDKSMLELVFAPAKDWIGRPDEEIIEATMGELTKLFPMHFGGENPATLRKYKVVKTPLSVYKTTPGCQQLRPDQTTPIKNFFLAGDYTMQRYLASMEGAVLSGKLCAGAVDRKTGLLASSTSSSEPVTA; via the coding sequence ATGCGCGTCGCTATTGCCGGAGCTGGTCTTGCAGGACTCTCCTGTGCCAAATACCTGGCGGATGCCGGCCACACCCCCATCGTTGTGGAAGCCAGGGATGTTCTTGGCGGCAAGGTGGCGGCCTGGAAAGACGAGGACGGCGACTGGTACGAAACCGGCCTGCACATCTTCTTCGGGGCTTACCCGAACATGCTCCAGTTGTTCAAGGAGCTGAACATCGAAGACCGGCTGCAGTGGAAGAGCCACTCGATGATCTTCAATCAGCAGGAGGAACCAGGCACCTACAGCCGCTTCGATTTTCCTGATCTGCCAGCCCCTGTGAATGGTGTGGCCGCGATCTTGGGAAACAACGACATGCTGAGCTGGCCTGAGAAAATCAGCTTCGGCCTGGGCCTTGTGCCTGCGATGCTCCGGGGTCAGGGGTACGTCGAAGAGTGCGACAAGTATTCATGGACCGAGTGGCTGCGGGTCCACAACATTCCCGAACGGGTGAACGATGAAGTGTTCTTAGCGATGAGCAAGGCCCTGAATTTCATCGATCCCGATGAAATCTCTGCCACGGTTGTGCTCACAGCGCTCAATCGTTTCCTGCAGGAGAAGAACGGCTCCAAGATGGCTTTCCTCGATGGCGCTCCGCCGGAGCGCCTTTGCCAGCCGGTGGTCGAGCACATCGAATCACTCGGAGGGGAAGTGCACCTCGATAGCCCCCTGCGGGAGATCAAGCTCAATGAGGATGGTTCTGTAGCTGCCTTCCACATCGGCGGCTTAAAAGGCAAGGAGAGCTTCGACCTCACCGCTGATGCCTATGTCAGTGCATTGCCAGTGGATCCTTTCAAACTGCTCTTGCCAGAGCCCTGGAAGCAGATGGAGGTCTTCCAAAAGTTGGATGGGCTTCGGGGTGTGCCCGTGATCAACCTGCACCTCTGGTTCGATCGCAAGCTCACCGATATCGACCATCTGTTGTTCAGCCGCTCGCCCCTGCTCAGCGTGTACGCCGACATGAGCATCACTTGCAGGGAGTATGAAGACCCCGACAAGTCAATGCTCGAGCTGGTGTTTGCTCCTGCCAAAGACTGGATTGGTCGTCCCGATGAAGAGATCATCGAGGCCACCATGGGCGAGCTCACAAAGCTGTTCCCGATGCATTTTGGTGGTGAAAATCCCGCCACACTGCGCAAATACAAGGTCGTGAAGACGCCGTTGTCTGTCTACAAAACGACCCCTGGTTGTCAGCAGTTGCGGCCCGATCAGACCACCCCAATCAAGAACTTCTTCCTGGCCGGGGATTACACGATGCAGCGCTATCTCGCCTCGATGGAGGGTGCCGTTCTCAGCGGCAAGCTCTGCGCTGGTGCAGTGGACCGCAAGACAGGTCTGCTGGCATCATCGACCTCTTCCAGTGAGCCTGTGACGGCCTGA
- a CDS encoding NAD(P)H-quinone oxidoreductase subunit M, translating into MADTLLKCTTRHVRLFTAALQDEDLVPSDDQLTLDLDPDNEFLWDAASLAKVQGRFKELVDAAAGGELSDYTLRRIGTDLEGFIRQLLQAGELSYNPDGRVQNFSMGLPRTPELL; encoded by the coding sequence TTGGCTGACACCCTCCTCAAGTGCACCACCCGCCACGTGCGCCTGTTCACAGCAGCGCTTCAGGACGAGGATCTGGTTCCTTCGGATGACCAGCTGACCTTGGATCTTGATCCCGACAACGAATTTCTGTGGGATGCCGCCAGCCTCGCCAAGGTGCAGGGACGCTTCAAGGAACTCGTGGATGCCGCGGCCGGCGGCGAACTGAGTGACTACACCCTGCGCCGTATTGGTACGGACCTGGAAGGATTCATCCGGCAACTGCTCCAAGCCGGAGAACTCAGCTACAACCCGGATGGCCGTGTGCAGAACTTCTCCATGGGCCTGCCCCGCACCCCTGAACTGTTGTGA
- a CDS encoding DUF3172 domain-containing protein, giving the protein MTGSRYDRGGRRPRDGRYDRGERDRYDAPPRGGYSRPPAPPPGGGGGQGPFQFSTLTVAVLAGVLVVGIGIGSAVTSTTQGDQGNIASSQQLDMAVPDPEFCRQWGASAFVMDIEMYTTLNPSSSFVTQPTLQPGCVIRRENWSVLRKEGAITAVQERECKQRMNTFAYIGSVRDKPVVRCVYQTDISENKFLTRGVADDAVGVTPEADQF; this is encoded by the coding sequence GTGACCGGCTCGCGCTACGACCGCGGCGGCCGCCGACCGCGGGATGGCCGCTACGACCGCGGTGAGCGTGATCGCTATGACGCTCCGCCCCGTGGTGGATACAGCCGTCCTCCAGCCCCCCCACCAGGGGGCGGAGGGGGTCAGGGCCCCTTTCAATTCAGCACCCTCACCGTGGCCGTCTTGGCAGGGGTTCTCGTGGTGGGGATCGGCATCGGCAGCGCTGTCACCAGCACCACCCAGGGCGACCAGGGAAACATTGCCAGCTCCCAGCAACTGGACATGGCCGTGCCCGACCCGGAGTTCTGCCGGCAGTGGGGTGCGAGCGCCTTCGTCATGGACATCGAGATGTACACGACGCTCAACCCCTCGAGCAGCTTTGTGACCCAGCCAACACTGCAACCGGGTTGCGTGATCCGTCGAGAAAACTGGTCAGTGCTGCGCAAGGAGGGGGCCATCACCGCCGTGCAGGAGCGTGAGTGCAAACAGCGGATGAATACTTTTGCCTACATCGGCTCCGTTCGAGACAAGCCCGTGGTGCGATGCGTCTACCAAACCGATATCAGTGAGAACAAATTCCTGACCCGAGGCGTGGCAGACGACGCTGTGGGCGTAACACCAGAGGCCGATCAGTTCTGA
- a CDS encoding LysR family transcriptional regulator — protein MADLPFTLDQLRILRAIVSEGSFKKAADSLYVTQPAVSLQIQNLEKQLEVSLFDRGGRKAQLTEAGHLLLSYCDRILSQCHEACRALDDLHNLKGGSLIVGASQTTGTYLMPRMIGLFRQKYPEVSVQLQVHSTRRTGWSVANGQIDLAIIGGELPAELNELLQVVPYASDELALVLPVKHPLARLAELTKEDLYRLGFVCLDAQSTTRKMVDQLLARSGLDVQRLRIEMELNSLEAIKNAVQAGLGAAFVPVVSIERELSAGTIHRPQVADLQVRRQLKLITHPARYCSRASVAFRNDVLPVFASADSPIRQAAKVVPEAIGEQLVQN, from the coding sequence GTGGCCGATCTGCCGTTCACCCTCGACCAGCTGCGGATCCTTCGCGCGATTGTCAGTGAGGGCAGCTTCAAGAAAGCCGCCGACAGTCTTTACGTCACCCAGCCAGCCGTCAGCCTTCAGATCCAGAACCTGGAGAAGCAGCTGGAGGTGTCGTTGTTTGATCGCGGTGGGCGCAAGGCTCAGCTCACCGAAGCTGGTCATCTGCTGCTGAGTTACTGCGACCGGATCCTCAGTCAGTGCCATGAAGCCTGCCGGGCCCTGGATGATCTCCACAACCTCAAAGGCGGATCCCTGATCGTGGGGGCAAGTCAGACCACCGGCACCTATTTGATGCCCCGGATGATCGGCTTGTTCCGCCAGAAATATCCGGAGGTGTCCGTGCAGCTCCAGGTCCACAGCACCCGACGCACGGGCTGGAGTGTGGCCAACGGTCAGATCGACCTGGCGATCATCGGTGGTGAATTGCCGGCGGAACTCAATGAACTGCTGCAGGTGGTGCCCTACGCCAGTGATGAGCTGGCGTTGGTGCTGCCGGTGAAGCACCCCTTGGCCCGGCTGGCTGAGCTCACCAAGGAAGACCTGTATCGCCTGGGCTTTGTCTGCCTCGATGCGCAATCAACCACCCGCAAGATGGTCGACCAGCTTCTGGCTCGCTCCGGCCTGGATGTGCAGCGTCTGCGCATCGAAATGGAGTTGAACTCGCTCGAAGCCATCAAAAATGCAGTTCAGGCGGGCCTGGGTGCCGCCTTTGTTCCCGTGGTGTCGATCGAGCGGGAGTTATCGGCGGGCACGATTCATCGCCCCCAGGTGGCTGATCTGCAGGTGCGCCGCCAGCTGAAGCTGATCACCCATCCCGCCCGCTACTGCTCACGTGCCTCGGTGGCCTTTCGCAATGACGTTCTGCCCGTCTTCGCCAGTGCTGACAGCCCGATTCGCCAGGCAGCGAAAGTCGTGCCTGAAGCGATCGGGGAGCAACTGGTTCAGAACTGA